One region of Corvus moneduloides isolate bCorMon1 chromosome 15, bCorMon1.pri, whole genome shotgun sequence genomic DNA includes:
- the ZCCHC10 gene encoding zinc finger CCHC domain-containing protein 10, with translation MATPMHRLIARRQAEANKQHVRCQKCLEFGHWTYECKGKRKYLHRPSRTAQLAKILKEKEKQLQLQQSAGESAAEKKTKKKRSKSVTSSSSSDSSASDSSSDSQDSSTSSEDSDSEDSSSSSSSSSSSSSSSSDFDSDPSSSSSSSSSSSSEEG, from the exons ATGGCGACGCCCATGCACCGGCTGATTGCCCGCAGACAGGC GGAGGCAAACAAGCAGCATGTGAGGTGTCAGAAGTGTTTAGAGTTTGGCCACTGGACATATGAAtgcaaagggaagagaaaatacctGCACAGGCCTTCAAGGACAGCTCAGCTGGCCAAAAtcctgaaggagaaagaaaagcaactcCAGCTGCAACAGAG CGCTGGAGAAAGTGCTGCAGAAAAGAAgaccaagaaaaaa AGGTCCAAAAGTGTGACCAgttccagcagcagtgacagctcaGCCAGCGACTCCTCCTCTGACAGCCAGGACTCCTCTACCTCCTCCGAGGACAGTGACAGTGAGgacagctcctcctcctcctcctcctcctccagcagctcttcctcctcctccgaCTTCGACTCGGATCcgagctcctccagcagcagcagcagcagcagcagctctgaggaaggATGA